A window from Primulina huaijiensis isolate GDHJ02 chromosome 13, ASM1229523v2, whole genome shotgun sequence encodes these proteins:
- the LOC140991125 gene encoding FHA domain-containing protein FHA2: MGSSGGSDVEAGFAKLQGEDFEYYMQTYSIILGRNSKKSSVDVDLSSLGGGMNISRNHARIFYDFQRRRFALEVLGKNGCFVEGVLHLPGHNPVKLDSQDLLQIGDKEFYFLLPVRSILGGPIGPRHHVGNYQMGGSGNQYHHVTPSQQQHLGLPPPSGVGGMGYGKQGRGRAEYYEEYNEEEGGGGAGGGVDDASSGGKRMKRGDGVDGSYSGVYGYGSSGKAGSSGRLDKKAEGRLRVDREADNQQLLQLEEKDVVSSVATLLSDLCGPGEWMPMENLHYELVEQFSNIWHHSRVRRYLTSEDYSGPEVKGKPWYGLLVLVRKYPEHFVINTRSKGHVTHEFVSLVSLVS; the protein is encoded by the exons ATGGGGAGCAGCGGGGGTAGCGATGTGGAGGCTGGGTTCGCTAAGCTACAAGGTGAAGATTTTGAGTACTATATGCAGACGTACTCCATAATCCTAGGTCGCAACTCCAAGAAGTCTTCAGTAGACGTGGACCTTTCCTCTCTCGGCGGTGGAATGAACATCAGCCGCAACCATGCTCGCATCTTCTATGACTTTCAAAGGCGTCGTTTCGCCCTAGAGGTCCTTGGCAAGAACGGATGCTTCGTCGAGGGTGTTCTGCATCTCCCTGGCCATAACCCTGTTAAACTCGACTCACAGGACCTGCTCCAAATCGGAGACAAAGAATTTTACTTTTTGCTACCGGTTAGGAGCATTCTTGGTGGGCCTATTGGTCCAAGGCACCATGTGGGTAACTATCAAATGGGGGGATCTGGGAATCAGTATCATCATGTTACTCCGAGTCAGCAGCAACATTTGGGGTTGCCGCCTCCTTCCGGAGTTGGAGGGATGGGGTATGGCAAGCAGGGGAGGGGAAGGGCTGAGTATTATGAGGAGTACAACGAGGAGGAAGGTGGTGGAGGCGCTGGTGGTGGTGTGGATGATGCGTCTTCGGGAGGCAAGAGAATGAAAAGAGGTGATGGAGTCGATGGTTCCTATAGTGGTGTTTATGGATATGGTTCTAGTGGGAAGGCTGGGAGCTCAGGGCGATTAG ATAAGAAGGCTGAAGGGAGATTACGAGTGGATAGGGAAGCTGACAATCAGCAGCTCCTTCAGTTGGAAGAGAAAGATGTTGTATCATCAGTGGCAACATTATTGTCCGATTTATGTGGTCCTGGAGAATGGATGCCTATGGAGAATCTTCATTATGAG TTGGTGGAACAATTCAGTAATATCTGGCATCACAGTCGTGTGAGAAGATACCTGACATCTGAGGATTATTCCGGTCCAGAAGTCAAAGGAAAACCATGGTACGGGCTGCTCGTTCTGGTGAGGAAATATCCGGAGCACTTTGTTATCAACACAAGATCCAAGGGACACGTGACTCATGAGTTTGTCTCTCTAGTCTCACTAGTCTCATGA